A portion of the Ferrimonas lipolytica genome contains these proteins:
- the lgt gene encoding prolipoprotein diacylglyceryl transferase, whose translation MAEPWFTFPQIDPIIVEIGPLALRWYGLMYLAGFLAALGLLNRYADQPNSGWDRDQVSDLLFYSFLGVVLGGRLGYVLFYGFEWFLQDPLYLFKITDGGMSFHGGLIGVISAMGYIAWRQKRTYWQVADLVAPVVPIGLGLGRIGNFINGELWGRTTDVPWAFVFPGAGAIPRHPSQLYEAFLEGLVLFTVLWWFSKRNKRPGAVAGLFLVGYGLSRFAVEFVRQPDAHMSLYFGMTMGQLLTVPMLMFGLFLMVRPYKAANA comes from the coding sequence ATGGCTGAACCTTGGTTTACCTTTCCTCAGATCGATCCGATTATTGTTGAGATCGGCCCGTTGGCATTACGCTGGTACGGGTTGATGTACTTGGCTGGCTTCTTAGCGGCACTTGGCTTATTAAACCGTTACGCTGATCAACCAAACTCCGGCTGGGATCGAGACCAAGTGTCTGACCTGTTGTTCTATAGCTTCTTGGGTGTGGTGCTTGGTGGCCGTCTTGGCTATGTCCTGTTTTATGGCTTTGAGTGGTTTTTGCAAGACCCACTTTATCTGTTCAAAATCACCGATGGTGGTATGTCGTTCCATGGCGGTCTAATTGGTGTTATTAGCGCGATGGGATACATCGCTTGGCGACAGAAGCGGACCTACTGGCAGGTGGCAGATTTAGTTGCTCCGGTTGTGCCTATCGGTCTTGGCCTAGGTCGTATTGGTAACTTCATTAATGGCGAATTATGGGGCCGAACTACCGATGTGCCATGGGCCTTCGTGTTTCCAGGCGCTGGCGCAATACCACGTCACCCGTCGCAGCTGTATGAGGCGTTCTTAGAAGGTCTGGTGTTATTTACGGTGTTGTGGTGGTTTAGCAAACGCAATAAGCGCCCTGGAGCGGTTGCTGGATTGTTCTTGGTAGGCTACGGTTTAAGTCGTTTTGCGGTTGAGTTTGTCCGTCAGCCTGATGCCCATATGAGCCTCTATTTTGGTATGACTATGGGGCAGTTGCTCACCGTTCCGATGTTGATGTTTGGTTTGTTCTTGATGGTGCGCCCGTACAAAGCGGCCAACGCTTAA
- a CDS encoding thymidylate synthase, which translates to MKQYLDLCQRIVDKGQWVENKRTGKRCLTVINADLEYDVAAGEFPLVTTRKSFYKSAIAEVIGYLRGYDNAADFRALGTKTWDANANLNSDWLANPLRKGEDDCGFIYGAVARNFPKPDGGSIDLLKQIIDDLKNGIDNRGEILTFFHPGAFHMGCLRPCMYSHHFSLLGDTLYLNSTQRSCDVPLGLNFNMVQVYVLLALIAQITGHKAGTAFHKIVNAHIYEDQLELMRDVQLKRAPLPLPTLKINPNIKSLEDIETWVTMDDFEVVDYQHHEPIKYPFSV; encoded by the coding sequence ATGAAACAGTATTTAGATTTGTGCCAACGCATTGTTGATAAAGGGCAGTGGGTTGAAAACAAGCGCACCGGTAAGCGCTGCCTTACCGTCATTAACGCCGATCTTGAATACGATGTTGCTGCTGGCGAATTTCCGTTAGTGACCACCCGCAAAAGCTTCTATAAATCGGCCATTGCCGAGGTGATAGGCTACCTGCGCGGTTACGATAATGCCGCCGACTTCCGCGCCCTTGGCACCAAAACCTGGGATGCCAATGCCAACCTGAATTCAGATTGGCTTGCCAACCCACTGCGTAAGGGGGAAGACGATTGCGGCTTTATCTATGGGGCAGTAGCTCGTAACTTCCCAAAACCCGATGGCGGCAGCATCGATCTGCTCAAGCAGATCATCGATGACCTCAAAAATGGCATCGATAACCGTGGCGAAATCTTAACCTTCTTCCACCCGGGTGCTTTCCACATGGGGTGCCTGCGCCCGTGTATGTACAGCCACCACTTCTCATTACTGGGTGACACCCTGTACCTCAACAGCACTCAACGCAGTTGTGATGTCCCACTGGGTCTGAACTTTAATATGGTGCAGGTATACGTACTACTGGCGTTGATTGCGCAAATTACCGGCCACAAAGCCGGTACCGCATTCCATAAAATTGTTAACGCTCATATCTACGAAGACCAGCTCGAGTTGATGCGTGATGTGCAGCTCAAACGCGCGCCATTGCCGTTACCGACTTTAAAGATTAACCCCAACATCAAGTCGCTCGAAGATATTGAAACCTGGGTCACCATGGACGACTTTGAAGTAGTCGATTACCAACACCACGAGCCAATCAAATACCCGTTCTCGGTTTAA
- a CDS encoding protein YgfX → MLASLSWSLSEIVYSFRPHHSRLGQIWYWAATTFLVLLILSWPQQAALQPLLQAMLGLYVGYFRYHNRPKRLAAFTLEGNGRGRLLAAGEQFQLSVRTRLLPQVVVLHSEQLGWQWLWCDSIDDTHWRRLCRIALKAQRGESMVGAGSELNSG, encoded by the coding sequence TTGCTAGCATCGTTAAGCTGGTCCTTGAGCGAAATCGTTTATAGTTTTCGGCCGCACCACTCCCGCCTAGGCCAAATATGGTACTGGGCGGCGACAACCTTTCTCGTTCTATTGATTCTCAGTTGGCCACAGCAGGCCGCCTTGCAACCGTTGCTTCAAGCTATGCTGGGGCTTTATGTTGGTTATTTCCGTTACCATAATCGACCAAAACGTCTCGCCGCTTTTACCCTTGAGGGGAATGGACGAGGTCGATTGTTGGCCGCTGGTGAACAGTTTCAATTATCGGTTCGGACGCGGTTGCTGCCGCAGGTGGTAGTACTGCATAGTGAGCAATTGGGGTGGCAATGGTTGTGGTGCGATAGCATCGACGACACCCATTGGCGTCGCCTTTGCCGGATAGCGCTGAAGGCTCAACGCGGAGAAAGTATGGTTGGGGCTGGATCAGAGCTTAATTCAGGGTAA
- the rpoE gene encoding RNA polymerase sigma factor RpoE: MSEPLSDQQLVERVQQGDKQAFNLLVVKYQHKVANLIGRFVKNQGDVADVAQEAFIKAYRSLPNFRGDSAFYTWLYRIAVNTAKNYLVSQGRRPPASDVDAEEAEFYDGADALRDVASPERQLLTDEIKSAVFSTIDSLPEELKVAITLRELEGMSYEEIAAVMDCPVGTVRSRIFRAREAIDRKIQPLVERA, from the coding sequence GTGAGTGAGCCGTTAAGTGATCAACAACTGGTCGAGCGTGTTCAGCAGGGTGATAAGCAAGCTTTCAACCTGCTCGTAGTGAAGTATCAGCATAAGGTGGCCAATTTGATTGGTCGCTTCGTGAAGAATCAGGGTGACGTCGCTGATGTAGCGCAAGAAGCGTTTATTAAGGCATACCGTTCACTCCCTAATTTTCGCGGTGATAGTGCGTTTTATACTTGGTTGTATCGCATTGCGGTAAACACAGCGAAAAACTACCTTGTAAGCCAAGGTCGTCGGCCTCCAGCCAGTGACGTTGATGCGGAAGAGGCAGAGTTTTACGATGGTGCAGATGCACTTCGTGACGTTGCGTCACCGGAGCGACAACTATTAACAGACGAGATTAAGTCAGCGGTGTTCAGTACCATTGACAGCTTGCCTGAAGAGTTAAAAGTAGCCATCACCTTGCGAGAGTTGGAAGGTATGAGCTATGAAGAGATTGCGGCAGTGATGGACTGCCCGGTAGGAACGGTCCGCTCTAGGATCTTCCGCGCACGGGAAGCCATTGATCGGAAAATTCAACCGCTCGTTGAACGGGCATAA
- the nhaR gene encoding transcriptional activator NhaR, which yields MAHLNYNHLYYFWMVQKKGSVVAAAQALFLAPQTVTGQIRQLEQRLGGKLFDRKGRQLQPTQLGLLVYRYADQMFNLAYEMQDLLNYTKDESILFEVGIAETLSKPLASRVLLSVMPADGSIHLNCFQAADDQLAARLDQHKLDMILSGSDAESRNYSTILSQKLGSCGICFFSQKTIDGEFPANLEQAAMLIPQRKSPLGQQLLRWFDGLGLTPKILGEFDDAAMMKAFGRHSHGIFVTPNLQKQEMLDAGLTLIGETEEVQEEYHVMFAERMIQHPAVRRLLSTDFGPFFAGNE from the coding sequence ATGGCGCATCTGAACTATAACCATTTGTATTATTTTTGGATGGTCCAGAAAAAAGGCTCAGTGGTAGCGGCGGCACAAGCGCTATTTCTGGCGCCACAAACGGTGACAGGTCAGATCCGCCAATTGGAGCAGCGACTTGGGGGCAAACTTTTCGATAGAAAAGGGCGCCAATTACAACCAACCCAGTTGGGGCTGCTGGTGTATCGTTATGCCGATCAGATGTTCAATCTCGCTTACGAGATGCAGGATCTCCTCAACTATACCAAGGATGAGTCGATCTTGTTCGAGGTTGGCATTGCTGAAACCCTGTCGAAACCCTTAGCCAGTCGGGTGTTGTTATCGGTTATGCCAGCCGATGGCAGCATCCACTTAAACTGCTTTCAAGCCGCGGACGATCAATTGGCGGCTCGGCTTGATCAGCATAAACTTGATATGATCTTGTCCGGCAGTGACGCTGAATCTCGTAATTACAGTACCATTCTCAGCCAAAAGCTTGGCAGCTGCGGAATCTGTTTCTTTAGTCAAAAAACCATCGATGGGGAATTTCCTGCCAACTTAGAGCAGGCTGCAATGTTGATTCCTCAGCGAAAATCACCGTTGGGGCAACAGTTGTTGCGCTGGTTCGATGGGCTTGGACTTACGCCGAAGATCCTTGGTGAGTTTGATGACGCTGCGATGATGAAGGCCTTTGGCCGCCACAGTCACGGGATCTTTGTTACGCCGAACCTGCAAAAGCAGGAGATGTTGGACGCCGGTTTAACCTTAATTGGCGAAACGGAGGAGGTGCAAGAGGAGTATCACGTGATGTTTGCGGAACGAATGATTCAGCACCCAGCAGTGCGGCGGTTGTTGAGCACTGACTTCGGCCCTTTCTTTGCCGGCAACGAGTAA
- the nhaA gene encoding Na+/H+ antiporter NhaA, which yields MPQRIKNFLGQPAAGGMILLAMVGLAMAMANSSMATWYQGFLDTPVQIRIGALDLDKPLLLWVNDLLMALFFLLIGLEVKRELLFGALSTWRQAALPTFAAIGGMVFPALIFLMIAGGDPIAANGWAIPAATDIAFALGILALVGSRVPPSLKVFLLALAIIDDLLAIVIIAVFYSGSLSTTSLVIAAVAISALIGLNRANVRTLTPYMLIGTVLWVAVLKSGVHATLAGVVLAFTIPSGHQANKPCPSDTLEHSLHPWSTFFILPLFAFVNAGVNLDGVGVNDLMAPLPLGIAAGLLLGKPLGILLFSTVAIRTNIARMPHGVNWTQLLGVGCLCGIGFTMAMFVASLAFEAGMVEYGAMARLGILIGSGVAAVIGFTLLRFAKPTVTNG from the coding sequence ATGCCACAGCGGATTAAAAACTTCTTGGGACAACCAGCAGCGGGCGGAATGATCCTGCTTGCCATGGTTGGATTAGCAATGGCTATGGCCAACTCGTCGATGGCGACGTGGTACCAAGGGTTTCTTGACACACCGGTACAGATCCGCATCGGCGCATTAGATCTGGATAAACCACTGTTGTTATGGGTTAACGACCTATTAATGGCACTGTTTTTCTTACTCATCGGCTTAGAAGTAAAGCGTGAGTTGTTGTTTGGGGCGCTATCAACTTGGCGTCAAGCGGCGTTACCGACCTTTGCAGCCATTGGTGGCATGGTTTTCCCAGCACTGATCTTCTTGATGATTGCCGGCGGTGATCCTATTGCAGCGAATGGTTGGGCAATCCCCGCCGCTACCGATATCGCTTTTGCCTTAGGTATTTTGGCCTTGGTAGGCAGCCGAGTGCCGCCGAGCTTAAAGGTGTTCTTGTTGGCCTTGGCTATCATTGATGACCTGTTGGCGATCGTCATCATTGCGGTGTTTTACAGCGGCAGTTTGTCGACCACCAGTTTGGTGATTGCAGCGGTAGCGATTAGCGCCTTAATCGGCCTAAACCGCGCTAACGTTCGCACGCTAACGCCGTACATGTTGATCGGTACAGTGCTGTGGGTTGCGGTATTAAAGTCTGGCGTTCACGCTACGCTTGCAGGTGTGGTCTTAGCCTTTACTATCCCATCGGGTCATCAGGCCAATAAGCCTTGTCCGAGTGATACCTTAGAGCATAGCTTACACCCGTGGAGTACCTTCTTCATTCTACCGTTGTTTGCCTTCGTGAATGCTGGGGTAAACCTGGACGGAGTTGGGGTTAATGATCTGATGGCACCACTGCCACTGGGCATTGCTGCTGGCCTGTTGCTTGGTAAGCCGTTAGGTATCTTGCTGTTCAGCACCGTGGCGATTCGTACCAACATTGCCCGTATGCCGCACGGCGTTAACTGGACGCAGTTGTTGGGTGTCGGGTGCTTGTGTGGTATCGGCTTTACCATGGCGATGTTTGTTGCCTCGTTGGCGTTCGAAGCTGGGATGGTGGAATACGGTGCGATGGCACGATTGGGGATCTTGATTGGCTCTGGTGTTGCAGCGGTTATTGGCTTTACGTTATTGCGTTTCGCTAAGCCGACCGTAACTAACGGTTAG
- the nadB gene encoding L-aspartate oxidase translates to MTQGLEHRTDALIIGSGAAGLTLAIKLADFAKVIVIAKSKLKDGSTYYAQGGVAAVFDEDDSIDSHVEDTLIAGAGLCDRNSVHFTASHARDALEWLIGQGAHFDQETGSDGQHRYHLTREGGHSHRRILHSADATGKEIQLTLQQQARLHPNITVLEGFNAVDLITAKKLDKSQSDRVVGAYVLNRASGQVETVRANFVTLATGGASKVYQYSSNPDVASGDGIAMAWRAGCRVANMEFNQFHPTCLFHPDARNFLLTEALRGEGAQLKRPDGTRFMPGIDPREELAPRDIVARAIDYEMKRLGADCMYLDISHKPAEFITKHFPTIYERCLELGIDITTSAIPVVPAAHYTCGGVMTDLNGATDLPGLYAIGEVAYTGLHGANRMASNSILECLVFARAAANAIVEQLDAAKDRPELPLPHWDESQVVDSDEHVVIAHNWHELRLFMWDYVGIVRTDKRLQRALRRVEMLEAEIRQYYSNFKISNDLLELRNLVQVAELIIRCAMERKESRGLHFTLDYPELSSDPAPTILSPR, encoded by the coding sequence ATGACTCAAGGGCTTGAACACCGCACCGACGCGTTAATTATTGGCAGCGGCGCCGCTGGCTTAACACTTGCGATAAAATTGGCTGATTTCGCCAAGGTTATTGTGATAGCCAAAAGCAAACTCAAAGATGGATCGACCTATTATGCCCAAGGCGGAGTCGCTGCGGTATTTGATGAAGACGACAGCATCGATTCCCACGTCGAAGATACGCTAATTGCTGGCGCCGGCTTGTGTGATCGCAATAGCGTTCACTTTACGGCTAGTCACGCCCGTGATGCATTGGAGTGGTTGATTGGCCAAGGAGCGCATTTCGACCAAGAGACCGGCAGTGATGGACAACATCGCTATCACCTAACCCGTGAAGGTGGCCACAGCCATCGCCGGATTCTCCATTCAGCGGACGCTACCGGCAAAGAGATCCAGCTAACGCTGCAGCAACAAGCCCGACTGCACCCTAATATCACCGTGTTAGAGGGCTTTAACGCCGTTGATTTAATCACCGCGAAAAAGCTGGATAAATCCCAGAGCGACCGGGTGGTAGGGGCATACGTACTCAACCGTGCCAGTGGCCAAGTGGAAACAGTTAGAGCCAACTTTGTTACGCTCGCCACCGGCGGCGCGTCCAAAGTGTATCAATACAGCTCCAACCCAGATGTAGCCTCTGGCGACGGTATCGCTATGGCATGGCGTGCCGGTTGCCGTGTCGCCAATATGGAATTTAACCAGTTTCATCCCACTTGCCTATTTCATCCGGACGCGCGCAACTTCCTGTTGACCGAAGCATTACGAGGCGAAGGTGCGCAGCTAAAGCGGCCAGATGGCACTCGATTTATGCCAGGTATTGATCCCCGCGAAGAGTTAGCCCCTCGAGATATTGTTGCCCGTGCTATCGATTACGAAATGAAACGATTAGGCGCGGATTGCATGTACTTAGACATCAGCCATAAACCGGCTGAGTTTATTACCAAACACTTCCCTACGATCTATGAGCGCTGCTTAGAGTTAGGCATCGACATCACCACATCTGCGATCCCAGTAGTACCAGCGGCTCACTACACCTGTGGTGGAGTGATGACAGATCTGAACGGTGCCACTGATCTGCCCGGCCTATACGCCATTGGTGAAGTGGCCTACACCGGTTTGCATGGCGCCAACCGCATGGCCAGCAACTCAATTCTGGAGTGTTTGGTGTTCGCTCGAGCGGCAGCCAATGCCATTGTCGAACAGCTTGATGCAGCCAAAGATCGCCCTGAATTACCGCTGCCACACTGGGATGAAAGCCAAGTAGTCGATTCCGATGAACACGTGGTGATTGCTCACAACTGGCATGAATTACGACTCTTTATGTGGGATTACGTCGGCATCGTTCGCACCGATAAACGCTTGCAACGAGCGCTGCGCCGGGTAGAGATGCTTGAAGCGGAGATCCGCCAGTATTACTCCAACTTTAAGATCAGCAATGATCTGCTGGAACTGCGTAACCTTGTTCAGGTCGCTGAGCTTATCATTCGTTGTGCAATGGAGCGCAAAGAGAGCCGTGGCTTACACTTTACTCTGGATTACCCTGAATTAAGCTCTGATCCAGCCCCAACCATACTTTCTCCGCGTTGA
- a CDS encoding Bcr/CflA family multidrug efflux MFS transporter, producing MARAPYPIVITILGIVAGLTPLAIDMYLPAIPALGLHFSEPVERVQLSVSVYLLFFGFGQLLFGPLTDAIGRLKVMNGGLMLFGFASLGCIFSHNLEQLLMWRALQAVAGAATSVVTMGMIRDRFKRDEFARAVSFVMLVMQLAPLLAPILGGYLLVFAGWESLFVLLAIVAMVMLLAVSLGLGETLPPERRHSLSFRSAIKTYLTILRHRPCLGLLLVGIMTAGSLFSFIAAAPFVYIEHFGVAPENFGYIFGLNVVLMMICTSFNARYVAKLGARRMLSIGLTIAAFGAVLMLLCQLIAPDWMWGMTIPGVFILGPIGMIAANSTSLALEYFDNAAGSVAALGGFMRFTWGAASSGLISWLHNDTTSPLAFMMISCTSAAVLIFWLQSRATLSRD from the coding sequence GTGGCTCGTGCTCCCTATCCTATTGTTATTACTATCCTTGGTATTGTTGCTGGGTTAACGCCACTTGCCATTGATATGTACCTCCCTGCGATCCCTGCTTTGGGACTGCACTTTTCCGAGCCTGTTGAACGGGTACAGCTGTCCGTTAGTGTCTATCTATTATTCTTTGGTTTTGGTCAGTTATTGTTTGGCCCCCTCACTGACGCGATTGGTCGACTGAAAGTGATGAACGGCGGCCTGATGCTATTTGGCTTTGCCAGCTTGGGTTGTATCTTTTCCCATAATCTTGAACAACTGTTGATGTGGCGTGCGTTACAGGCGGTAGCGGGGGCTGCAACATCAGTGGTTACGATGGGAATGATCCGCGACCGCTTCAAGCGTGACGAATTCGCCCGTGCGGTAAGCTTTGTTATGTTGGTAATGCAGCTTGCGCCTCTACTCGCGCCAATCCTTGGCGGTTACCTACTGGTGTTTGCCGGCTGGGAAAGCTTGTTTGTTTTGCTGGCAATAGTCGCGATGGTGATGTTGCTTGCCGTGTCACTTGGACTGGGTGAAACCTTACCACCGGAGCGGCGCCATTCCCTGTCGTTTCGTTCTGCTATAAAAACCTATCTGACCATCTTGCGCCACCGTCCATGCCTCGGCTTACTGCTGGTGGGGATCATGACTGCCGGTTCGCTGTTTTCTTTTATCGCTGCAGCACCATTTGTCTATATCGAACACTTTGGGGTTGCCCCAGAAAACTTCGGTTATATCTTTGGCTTAAACGTGGTGCTGATGATGATCTGCACCAGCTTTAATGCCCGCTATGTCGCTAAATTAGGGGCGCGGCGGATGCTGTCGATAGGCTTAACTATTGCGGCGTTCGGGGCGGTACTCATGCTGTTATGTCAACTGATTGCCCCAGATTGGATGTGGGGTATGACCATACCAGGGGTGTTTATCTTAGGTCCAATAGGGATGATTGCTGCTAACAGCACCAGCCTAGCATTGGAATACTTTGATAACGCCGCCGGCTCGGTGGCTGCCCTAGGGGGCTTTATGCGCTTTACTTGGGGAGCAGCTTCTAGTGGACTAATCAGTTGGTTGCACAACGACACTACCTCACCGTTGGCGTTTATGATGATTAGTTGTACCAGTGCAGCGGTGCTGATCTTTTGGCTGCAGAGCCGTGCTACACTGAGTCGCGATTAA
- a CDS encoding succinate dehydrogenase assembly factor 2 → MTQQQQSTPAQDIRRLKWACRRGMLELDVLLEPFVDREYAGLSRGEQQQFERLLTSDDPELFAWFMGHEQCPDPQLASIVKLVLERNRL, encoded by the coding sequence ATGACCCAACAACAACAAAGTACGCCAGCGCAGGACATTCGCCGGCTCAAGTGGGCCTGCCGCCGTGGCATGTTAGAGCTAGATGTTTTGCTCGAACCCTTTGTAGACCGGGAGTACGCTGGTCTAAGTCGTGGCGAACAACAGCAGTTTGAACGGCTGCTTACCAGCGACGATCCAGAGTTGTTCGCTTGGTTTATGGGCCACGAACAATGCCCCGACCCACAGCTTGCTAGCATCGTTAAGCTGGTCCTTGAGCGAAATCGTTTATAG
- a CDS encoding sigma-E factor negative regulatory protein: MSDIKEHLSNYVDGNEHDGMLDQIMSDPELRQRWQNYHLVGDVIRNEVPAQINFDIAGQVAAQLELEPTVLAPKPSKQRFAMPAKVVQLSKQFGQYAIAAGVAAVAVVGVQQYGAQNSAVNPSPVLQTTPMLGAPTPASYQVPGMGAQNERTAEESAKEQQIRANAFLRDHLLQQRLNGVVVQH; the protein is encoded by the coding sequence GTGTCAGATATCAAGGAACATTTGTCGAATTACGTGGACGGCAACGAACACGACGGCATGTTGGACCAGATCATGTCAGATCCGGAACTGCGTCAGCGTTGGCAAAATTACCATCTAGTTGGTGATGTGATACGTAACGAAGTACCAGCGCAGATCAATTTTGATATTGCCGGTCAAGTGGCTGCTCAATTGGAGTTGGAACCAACGGTATTGGCTCCAAAACCGTCGAAGCAACGCTTTGCTATGCCGGCCAAGGTTGTGCAGCTAAGTAAGCAATTTGGCCAGTACGCCATTGCTGCTGGTGTTGCAGCAGTAGCCGTTGTAGGTGTGCAGCAGTACGGTGCGCAAAACAGCGCGGTTAACCCGTCGCCAGTATTGCAAACCACGCCGATGCTTGGTGCACCGACTCCAGCCAGTTACCAAGTACCTGGCATGGGCGCTCAAAACGAGCGTACCGCTGAAGAGTCTGCTAAAGAACAGCAGATCCGTGCCAACGCGTTCTTGCGCGACCACCTGTTACAGCAACGTTTGAATGGTGTTGTGGTACAGCATTAA
- a CDS encoding dicarboxylate/amino acid:cation symporter, whose translation MTSASTDSTNTPSPWARWCGVPLWLKILIGMILGMATGAMLGENAQYLKPIGTLFVNTIKMLIVPLVFCSLIVGITSMQDTHKMGRIGLKSFLFYLATTAVAITIGLTLGALLQPGAGLSLPTSELVANSKEAPSFIDTLVAIVPTNPVAALADGKILQVIVFAVALGVSLVLIGERGKPAAAFFESMAEAMFKLTDLVMRLAPYGVFALMAWVAGSYGLSVLLPLIKVIFAVYLGCALHIFGFYGTLLALVARMNPLQFFKKISEAMAVAYTTSSSAGTLPASMKCAGAIGVNKRISSFVLPLGTTINMDGTALYQGVCALFVAQAFGIDLTLSQYLTIIATATLASIGTAGVPGAGLVMLTLVLTTVGLPLEGVALVAGIDRVLDMARTVVNVSGDLVATTIVAKSEGEMNSDNC comes from the coding sequence ATGACATCCGCTTCCACTGATTCAACTAACACACCTTCGCCTTGGGCACGCTGGTGTGGCGTTCCACTATGGTTAAAGATCCTTATTGGCATGATTTTAGGTATGGCGACCGGCGCCATGCTCGGGGAAAACGCGCAATACCTGAAACCTATCGGTACCCTATTCGTTAATACCATCAAAATGCTTATCGTGCCGCTGGTCTTCTGCTCGTTGATTGTCGGCATCACCTCGATGCAAGATACCCACAAGATGGGCCGCATCGGCTTAAAATCGTTCCTGTTCTACCTCGCAACCACTGCAGTGGCGATCACCATAGGTCTAACCTTGGGCGCTTTACTGCAGCCCGGTGCTGGCCTGTCACTACCAACATCAGAGTTGGTTGCAAATAGTAAAGAAGCCCCTTCGTTTATTGATACTTTAGTGGCTATTGTACCGACAAACCCAGTGGCAGCCCTCGCAGATGGCAAGATCCTGCAGGTTATCGTATTTGCTGTTGCCCTAGGCGTGTCACTGGTGCTTATCGGTGAGCGCGGTAAACCAGCGGCGGCCTTTTTTGAGTCGATGGCTGAAGCGATGTTCAAACTGACCGACTTGGTTATGCGCCTTGCCCCTTACGGTGTATTTGCGCTGATGGCATGGGTTGCAGGCTCATACGGTTTGAGCGTATTACTGCCCCTGATTAAGGTTATCTTTGCAGTTTACCTTGGTTGCGCCCTGCATATCTTTGGCTTCTACGGCACCCTATTGGCGCTCGTTGCCCGTATGAATCCGCTGCAGTTCTTTAAAAAGATCTCCGAAGCGATGGCTGTCGCCTACACCACTTCAAGTTCCGCCGGTACCTTACCTGCATCAATGAAGTGTGCCGGAGCCATCGGTGTAAATAAGCGCATCTCTAGCTTTGTATTGCCACTGGGTACCACTATCAACATGGATGGAACCGCACTATACCAAGGCGTATGTGCGTTGTTCGTGGCACAAGCGTTCGGCATTGATTTAACCCTAAGCCAATACCTAACCATTATCGCCACCGCCACCCTAGCGTCCATTGGTACTGCTGGTGTTCCAGGTGCTGGTTTGGTGATGCTGACGTTAGTACTGACCACCGTCGGCTTACCGTTGGAAGGGGTCGCACTGGTTGCAGGCATCGATCGCGTCCTCGACATGGCTCGAACCGTAGTTAACGTTTCCGGTGACTTGGTGGCAACCACCATCGTTGCTAAATCTGAAGGCGAAATGAACAGCGATAACTGCTAA